One window from the genome of Pseudobacteriovorax antillogorgiicola encodes:
- a CDS encoding polysaccharide biosynthesis/export family protein, which translates to MKPLKTLLYLAFLWILVAVTSCASSGEILPLRKAVKGSTFNDDGEYRLGVNDVIEMKVAGQPDYNGNYVISQSGVLNLPLTGSIQARGMTERQLLRVLEGRLRNYIKNPVITLSIISYESYKVFISGTVRNPGVFIFKESTTIVQAIAVAGGLTPLSNGEIILHRKKPNGVIGKYTVDYDDLIRGPASIASFVLERGDVLYVQ; encoded by the coding sequence ATGAAGCCTCTCAAAACATTATTGTATTTAGCCTTCTTGTGGATTTTGGTAGCTGTGACCTCATGTGCATCTAGTGGGGAAATTCTGCCACTACGCAAGGCAGTGAAAGGTAGTACATTCAATGACGATGGCGAGTATCGCCTTGGAGTGAACGATGTTATAGAAATGAAAGTGGCTGGTCAGCCTGATTACAATGGCAATTACGTGATTTCACAATCTGGGGTGCTGAATCTTCCCTTGACTGGCTCGATTCAAGCCCGAGGAATGACCGAAAGACAGTTATTAAGAGTTCTCGAAGGTAGGCTTAGAAATTACATTAAAAATCCAGTGATTACCCTATCTATAATATCCTACGAGAGTTACAAGGTATTTATCTCTGGCACTGTTCGGAACCCTGGGGTTTTTATCTTCAAGGAATCAACAACAATCGTTCAGGCCATAGCTGTTGCTGGTGGGTTGACGCCATTATCCAATGGTGAAATCATCTTGCATAGAAAGAAACCAAATGGTGTCATCGGTAAGTATACAGTGGATTACGATGACCTCATCAGAGGCCCGGCTTCGATTGCCTCTTTTGTCCTAGAACGAGGCGATGTACTTTATGTACAATAA
- the epsC gene encoding serine O-acetyltransferase EpsC, whose protein sequence is MVQIKVSVVIPTYNRVNSLTTILNGLINQNLPTDDYEVIFVNDGSPDNTQEALPLLIERLNQDRKALIRMISQENQGQAVARNNGAKAAKGDVLVFLDDDMEPCDETFLEHHLIHHENQSNLVVFGAILPPANDPKRPPFEWFYEKSIESMYQAFDGGLPPSGQHFFSANVSVDRQLFLKAGGFDRDYRHAEDRELGLRLEARFDAEFKFDRKASAYHNSTTGKFKSFIHRAQLYGSYDYQMSLKYPQKVELSPFFFIVAQNPFKTALIATAERSQLATNILTKILTVQAIVLGKLNLRKMAAFSCSAIYIMNYVSSLKQFLSQKELKTQKQLDKDYEAAKESYLESLGRQTGRSFFRDMKLDMKYILEYEGRNLSVKNVLWLLFGSDAYPILLLFRLRKLARKYRLPLVNRILRQVQTVLYSIELGIDIELGHGVYFVHSLGTVVGGTSVVGNKCVFMGNNTVGAAHRYESPVIESGVVVGAGARILGEIRVGQSSTIGANSVVLKDIPPQSIAVGSPAKVVKSKAAREKESA, encoded by the coding sequence ATGGTTCAAATAAAGGTTAGCGTTGTCATACCTACTTACAACCGAGTGAATAGCTTGACGACTATTTTAAATGGCCTCATTAACCAAAATCTACCTACAGATGATTATGAGGTTATTTTCGTTAATGATGGCTCTCCTGATAACACCCAGGAAGCTCTTCCTTTACTCATTGAAAGGTTAAATCAAGACCGAAAAGCCTTAATTCGCATGATTAGCCAAGAGAACCAGGGTCAGGCAGTAGCGCGAAACAACGGTGCGAAAGCAGCCAAAGGAGACGTTCTGGTCTTTCTTGATGATGACATGGAACCCTGTGACGAAACATTTCTTGAACATCATCTCATACACCATGAAAATCAAAGCAACCTCGTCGTTTTTGGTGCGATTCTCCCCCCTGCCAACGACCCTAAAAGACCACCCTTTGAATGGTTCTATGAAAAGTCTATTGAGTCCATGTACCAAGCCTTTGATGGTGGTCTGCCCCCAAGCGGTCAACATTTCTTCAGTGCGAATGTTTCTGTTGATCGTCAACTTTTTCTAAAAGCAGGGGGATTTGATCGTGATTACCGCCATGCAGAAGACCGCGAGTTGGGGTTAAGGTTAGAGGCACGGTTCGACGCTGAATTTAAATTTGATAGGAAAGCATCGGCTTACCATAATTCCACTACGGGAAAGTTTAAGAGTTTCATCCACCGTGCTCAGCTATATGGCTCCTACGACTACCAAATGTCTCTTAAATATCCTCAAAAAGTGGAACTTAGCCCCTTTTTCTTTATCGTTGCCCAGAACCCTTTCAAAACGGCTCTCATCGCAACAGCCGAGAGGTCTCAGCTTGCCACTAACATTCTTACAAAAATTCTAACAGTGCAAGCGATTGTCCTAGGTAAATTAAACCTACGTAAAATGGCAGCGTTCTCATGTAGCGCGATTTATATCATGAACTATGTGTCTAGCTTGAAGCAATTTCTAAGTCAAAAAGAACTAAAAACTCAGAAACAGCTGGACAAGGATTATGAAGCAGCAAAAGAGTCCTATCTAGAGAGTCTGGGGAGGCAAACAGGTCGATCTTTCTTTAGAGATATGAAACTAGACATGAAATATATTCTGGAATATGAAGGCAGAAACTTGTCGGTAAAAAATGTGTTATGGCTTCTATTCGGCAGTGATGCTTACCCAATTCTGCTGCTGTTCAGACTTCGAAAACTAGCGAGAAAATACCGATTACCTCTTGTAAATCGAATCTTGCGACAAGTTCAAACTGTGCTGTACTCTATAGAGCTAGGAATCGATATCGAACTTGGTCACGGCGTGTATTTTGTTCACTCACTAGGTACTGTTGTTGGTGGCACATCTGTTGTCGGCAATAAGTGCGTCTTCATGGGTAACAATACGGTAGGGGCCGCTCACCGATATGAAAGCCCCGTGATTGAGTCTGGAGTCGTCGTGGGTGCAGGGGCAAGAATTTTAGGGGAAATTAGAGTCGGACAATCCTCGACGATCGGAGCAAATTCGGTCGTTCTAAAGGATATCCCACCACAGTCTATCGCTGTGGGATCACCTGCCAAGGTTGTTAAGTCGAAGGCTGCTAGGGAAAAAGAAAGTGCTTAG
- a CDS encoding WecB/TagA/CpsF family glycosyltransferase, with product MNLVIFIIFFPVYLQVIWLCLIFLGNLKRPREHSSYHSPKRKFLILVPAHNESAGIANCIRSLKTIDYPENLYNIQVIADNCDDDTAQKARDEGALVWERSSEERKSKGYALEDAFKKYLVETDTEAFIVIDADTEVDRNLLNEFNEDLQLEKDWIQAYYTGSNVDASWRTRLMEWGFAVFNGSYLQGLSSLGLSVPLRGNGMCFSREGLQRVPWSCSGLAEDMEFGWELRFKNERVHFNPNARVKGEFVSQGATASSQRKRWEDGRSAVRSSFKDRMNELPAFKRFLYGFDLRMWPMAKLLGSLFLYGLLAFILARDVLALAIVLLLIVTLYVFSPFIFGLASPRLVGAAVHVPRYVIWKLFVKMKKSTSSWVRTTREAENSAETFDFCDLQFSRLSKSETVEKILSISQEERVSWIVTPNSDIVLRAQKDPKFKGVVQKASLLTPDGMPIVWASKILGGPIPERVTGADLLPAICLAAANRGIKVCFLGGHEGEAEQAVENFKKQNSNFDCMTIYPPMGFDQDEKLNDGIVAKLRQGKPQIVFVGVGSPKQEYWVYDNRSDLPHGVYLGVGMSISLAAGNKSRAPQWMQDSGLEWVYRIFQEPRRMIKRYSGNFEIFVLIFQEWRKKRR from the coding sequence ATGAATCTAGTGATTTTCATCATTTTTTTTCCTGTCTACCTGCAGGTTATCTGGCTATGTTTGATATTTCTGGGAAACTTAAAACGGCCCAGAGAGCATAGCTCCTATCATTCACCAAAACGTAAGTTTCTGATCCTAGTGCCAGCTCATAATGAATCCGCAGGAATTGCGAATTGTATCCGTTCGCTGAAAACCATCGACTACCCAGAAAATCTTTATAACATTCAGGTTATCGCAGACAACTGCGATGATGATACCGCTCAAAAAGCTCGGGACGAAGGTGCTTTAGTCTGGGAACGAAGCAGTGAGGAGAGAAAAAGTAAAGGTTATGCCTTAGAAGATGCATTCAAAAAGTATCTGGTGGAGACGGATACAGAGGCTTTCATAGTTATCGACGCCGACACAGAGGTTGATAGGAACCTCTTAAACGAGTTTAACGAGGATCTGCAACTAGAGAAGGATTGGATTCAAGCCTACTATACCGGCTCGAATGTCGATGCAAGTTGGCGAACCAGGCTAATGGAGTGGGGCTTTGCTGTTTTCAATGGAAGTTATCTACAAGGACTATCATCTCTTGGATTGAGTGTGCCTCTAAGAGGAAATGGTATGTGCTTCTCCCGTGAAGGCCTTCAAAGAGTGCCATGGTCTTGCAGTGGCTTAGCAGAAGATATGGAGTTTGGCTGGGAATTGAGATTCAAGAACGAGAGAGTCCACTTTAATCCAAATGCACGAGTTAAGGGAGAATTTGTTAGCCAGGGAGCGACTGCTTCGAGTCAGCGCAAACGGTGGGAAGACGGTAGGAGTGCTGTTCGGTCTAGCTTCAAAGATAGGATGAACGAACTGCCTGCCTTCAAGCGTTTCCTCTATGGTTTTGATTTACGTATGTGGCCAATGGCGAAATTGCTTGGATCATTGTTTCTTTATGGCTTGTTGGCTTTCATATTAGCGAGAGATGTTCTGGCACTTGCCATTGTCCTCCTTTTGATTGTCACCCTTTATGTATTCAGCCCGTTTATATTTGGTCTGGCATCACCACGGTTAGTTGGGGCTGCGGTTCATGTTCCTAGGTATGTTATCTGGAAACTATTCGTGAAAATGAAGAAAAGTACGAGTTCATGGGTTCGGACGACTCGGGAGGCAGAAAATTCGGCGGAAACTTTCGATTTCTGCGACCTTCAGTTTTCAAGGCTTTCGAAATCGGAAACCGTAGAAAAAATACTAAGTATCTCCCAAGAAGAGCGAGTCTCCTGGATAGTAACTCCAAATTCGGATATTGTTCTGAGAGCACAGAAGGATCCGAAATTTAAAGGTGTTGTTCAAAAAGCATCTTTGCTTACTCCAGATGGCATGCCCATTGTATGGGCATCCAAGATTTTAGGAGGCCCCATTCCTGAAAGGGTTACGGGGGCAGATTTATTACCCGCGATTTGTCTGGCAGCAGCCAATAGGGGGATCAAAGTTTGCTTTCTTGGTGGACATGAAGGTGAAGCGGAGCAGGCTGTAGAAAATTTTAAGAAGCAGAATTCAAACTTTGACTGTATGACTATATACCCGCCCATGGGATTTGATCAGGATGAAAAACTGAATGATGGCATTGTTGCCAAGCTTCGTCAGGGCAAACCTCAGATTGTTTTTGTGGGTGTTGGTAGTCCAAAACAGGAGTATTGGGTCTACGATAATCGAAGCGATCTTCCTCATGGGGTGTATCTAGGAGTCGGGATGTCGATTTCTTTAGCCGCAGGCAACAAGTCTAGGGCACCTCAGTGGATGCAAGATTCAGGGCTAGAGTGGGTCTATAGGATCTTTCAAGAACCTCGGCGGATGATCAAGAGATACAGCGGTAACTTTGAGATCTTTGTTCTAATATTTCAAGAATGGCGGAAAAAGAGGAGGTAG
- a CDS encoding TerC family protein, giving the protein MELLSSPEVWISLLTLTSLEIVLGIDNVIFIAILAGKLPAEQQEKARKLGLTGALVTRLALLSVISIIVQLDSPLFQIFGRDISWKSIILMIGGLFLLYKATREIHHKLEGAGDQSHVTTKVSTMGAVIGQIMLLDIVFSIDSVITAVGLSPYISVMVLANIIALGVMLLAAKTISDFVETHPSLKVLALSFLLMIGLVLLAEGFGLHIPKGYVYFAMGFSVMVEFINIKAASRKKRKQSH; this is encoded by the coding sequence ATTGAATTACTTAGCTCTCCCGAAGTTTGGATCAGCTTACTGACATTAACATCCCTTGAAATCGTGCTTGGAATCGACAATGTCATATTTATCGCAATACTAGCAGGAAAACTTCCAGCTGAGCAGCAGGAAAAAGCCAGAAAACTGGGTCTTACAGGAGCGCTTGTGACGAGGCTGGCTTTGCTGTCAGTTATCTCGATTATCGTGCAGTTGGACAGCCCACTTTTTCAAATTTTTGGTCGCGATATTTCTTGGAAATCAATCATACTAATGATAGGCGGCTTGTTTCTACTATACAAGGCAACCCGCGAGATCCACCACAAGCTTGAAGGTGCAGGAGACCAATCTCACGTCACCACAAAAGTTAGCACCATGGGAGCAGTCATCGGCCAAATCATGTTGCTCGATATTGTCTTCTCCATTGACTCAGTCATTACAGCGGTAGGACTCAGCCCCTATATTTCTGTGATGGTCTTGGCCAACATTATCGCCCTCGGCGTCATGCTGCTGGCTGCAAAAACAATTTCGGATTTTGTCGAAACACACCCATCGCTCAAAGTGCTGGCACTTAGTTTCTTGCTAATGATTGGTTTAGTACTATTGGCCGAAGGTTTCGGTCTCCATATACCTAAAGGCTATGTCTACTTTGCAATGGGCTTTAGCGTGATGGTCGAGTTTATCAATATCAAAGCAGCATCACGGAAGAAACGAAAGCAAAGTCACTAG
- a CDS encoding O-antigen ligase family protein, which yields MDHRPIFLSGLVFLLLTLSSIVLLGGNFIPAVILASALFAGVLIYCLRPSVDQVCLVLLAVAVVLEPPAANPYYDHTPITEILGALFFNSIKKISGIPLPFNIYEMISFLCAGAILVNFRLRKNPVNIVTIIVAASIPLVAVFSILVGQLKGNQLGLAITQIRSFPILPTWVILGFYLARKRENLFHILNIVKWGSLFKAVYAILFFSISMGGTLGDQEYLIDHMSSYILGLAMVIVAAEVVFDRRAEIHKILINMIFFFIYLIPFIINDRRTAMLGLVFIVLSFPALIEKNLLKKLLVPLLMILPFVIMTIVGVVGFAFVSNSAGAQLIRSYISAAPEQNLSYRSIENFNLFQGVRQSPILGQGFGSKYPIYMELPDISHAFELFDAIPHNHVFYIWVFAGPIGIGGLSLVTLIPLISAVRLSGHSSHGIIPIIGFVTFSALVLWLVYVFFDMGLLAIRPMTMTAILIGATFALYRNYVQTGRGGLRTKLFFKL from the coding sequence ATGGATCATAGACCCATATTTCTGAGTGGCTTGGTATTCTTATTATTAACTTTGTCGAGCATCGTTCTCCTAGGTGGAAACTTCATTCCAGCCGTGATTCTAGCAAGTGCTTTGTTCGCGGGTGTATTGATTTATTGTCTTAGACCCAGCGTCGACCAGGTCTGCCTTGTTTTGCTTGCCGTCGCTGTAGTTTTGGAGCCACCCGCAGCAAATCCTTACTATGACCACACTCCCATCACAGAGATATTGGGAGCTTTATTTTTTAACTCTATAAAAAAGATCAGCGGTATCCCTCTACCTTTCAATATCTATGAAATGATATCCTTTCTCTGCGCAGGTGCAATCTTAGTCAATTTTCGCCTTAGAAAAAACCCTGTAAATATCGTGACTATCATCGTAGCAGCCTCGATTCCTCTAGTTGCTGTATTCTCCATTCTGGTAGGACAATTGAAAGGCAATCAGTTAGGACTGGCAATCACTCAGATACGTTCGTTTCCGATCCTGCCCACCTGGGTCATTCTTGGCTTCTATTTAGCGCGCAAGCGAGAGAATCTATTTCATATTCTTAATATAGTAAAATGGGGCTCCCTTTTTAAAGCGGTCTATGCCATCCTATTTTTCTCCATATCAATGGGTGGCACCCTTGGGGATCAAGAGTATCTCATCGATCACATGTCATCCTATATTTTGGGCTTAGCCATGGTTATCGTTGCAGCTGAGGTTGTTTTTGATCGCCGAGCTGAGATTCATAAGATTCTGATAAACATGATATTCTTCTTCATTTACCTGATACCTTTTATCATCAACGATCGCAGAACCGCGATGCTAGGCCTCGTATTCATCGTGCTCAGTTTTCCCGCGCTCATTGAAAAAAATCTTCTGAAGAAGCTTTTAGTCCCTCTTCTCATGATCCTGCCATTTGTGATAATGACCATAGTAGGGGTCGTTGGTTTTGCTTTTGTCAGCAATTCAGCCGGAGCCCAGCTGATCCGCTCTTACATATCTGCGGCTCCTGAGCAGAATCTAAGCTATCGCTCCATCGAGAACTTCAACTTATTCCAAGGGGTTCGTCAATCCCCCATCCTAGGCCAGGGCTTCGGTTCGAAGTATCCGATTTATATGGAGCTTCCAGATATTTCTCATGCATTTGAGTTATTTGATGCCATCCCTCATAACCATGTGTTTTATATCTGGGTCTTTGCCGGGCCCATTGGAATCGGGGGGCTGAGCTTAGTCACCTTGATTCCACTAATTTCCGCGGTGAGGCTTTCAGGGCATTCGAGCCATGGTATTATTCCAATTATTGGCTTCGTCACCTTTTCGGCTTTGGTACTGTGGCTTGTCTATGTGTTTTTTGATATGGGTTTGCTTGCTATCCGTCCCATGACGATGACAGCTATTCTGATTGGTGCAACATTTGCTCTGTATAGAAACTACGTTCAGACGGGTAGGGGTGGATTGAGAACCAAACTGTTCTTCAAGCTTTAG
- the katG gene encoding catalase/peroxidase HPI, with product MSSCPMSGINAKHAAGGGRSNRDWWPEMLNLSILRQHSSLSTPMGENFDYAKKFEALDLGALKKDLHGLMTDSQDWWPADYGHYGPFFIRMAWHVAGTYRTSDGRGGAGQGLQRFAPTNSWPDNANLDKARRLLWPIKQKYGSSISWADLFILTGNVAHESMGFKTFGFGGGREDVWEPAEDIYWGEEAEWLGNKSRYDGDRAKEGAEALERPLAAVHMGLIYVNPEGPNANPEPMESAKDIRETFARMAMNDEETVALIAGGHTFGKCHGAAPDSNVGPNPNAASLDQQGFGWANSHGSGKGVDTITSGLEGAWTPNPTQWDSGYFDMLFKYKWEKKKSPAGAWQWYPIDAEDSDLAPEVDGSSKKVPTMMATTDIALITDPEYRKISERYHKNHEDFKDAYAKAWFKLTHRDMGPVVRYLGPEVPKESLIWQDPLPEPKGESINTDTVAKLKAKILASELSIAELVRTAWASASTYRNSDRRGGANGARIRLEPQKSWQANDPENLAKVLKVYEGIQNEFSNKVSMADLIVLGGCAAIEKAANDGGFKLEVPFTPGRVDAEDQHTDAEGFQPLEPETDGFRNFMKTVYSVSSEKLLVDKAQLLSLTPTEMTVLVGGLRVLGANYKDVKHGVFTDKVGILSNDFFVNLLDMATEWKPVDSSEQLFEGVDRKSGARKYTASRVDLIFGHNHELRALAEVYASGDAKEKFAHDFVNAWTKVMNLDRFDLDHIK from the coding sequence ATGAGTTCATGTCCCATGTCAGGAATTAACGCAAAACATGCCGCAGGCGGCGGCCGCAGCAACCGTGACTGGTGGCCTGAGATGCTTAATCTCAGTATCCTCAGGCAACACTCCTCCCTATCCACACCCATGGGCGAGAATTTCGACTATGCTAAAAAGTTTGAGGCACTCGATCTAGGAGCCCTAAAAAAAGATCTTCACGGCTTGATGACAGATTCACAAGACTGGTGGCCCGCAGACTATGGCCACTATGGGCCATTTTTTATTCGAATGGCCTGGCATGTGGCTGGCACCTACCGAACCAGCGATGGCCGTGGTGGTGCGGGACAAGGCTTGCAACGCTTTGCGCCGACCAACAGTTGGCCCGATAACGCCAACCTTGATAAAGCGAGACGTTTGCTATGGCCAATCAAACAGAAATATGGCAGCAGCATCTCGTGGGCTGACCTATTTATCCTAACTGGCAACGTCGCCCACGAATCCATGGGATTTAAAACTTTCGGTTTCGGTGGTGGACGGGAGGATGTTTGGGAGCCAGCTGAAGATATCTATTGGGGAGAAGAAGCAGAATGGTTGGGCAACAAATCCCGCTATGATGGGGACCGGGCAAAAGAAGGGGCTGAGGCTTTAGAACGACCACTTGCCGCTGTTCACATGGGGTTAATCTATGTGAATCCCGAAGGTCCCAATGCCAACCCGGAACCGATGGAGTCGGCAAAGGATATCCGAGAGACGTTTGCGCGCATGGCTATGAATGACGAGGAAACTGTCGCTCTCATCGCTGGAGGCCACACGTTTGGCAAATGTCACGGTGCTGCTCCAGATAGCAATGTAGGGCCAAACCCAAACGCTGCCTCTCTCGACCAACAAGGTTTCGGCTGGGCTAATAGTCACGGCAGTGGTAAGGGCGTCGATACAATCACTAGTGGCCTTGAAGGTGCCTGGACACCCAATCCAACCCAATGGGATAGCGGCTATTTCGATATGCTTTTCAAGTATAAATGGGAAAAGAAGAAGTCGCCGGCTGGTGCCTGGCAGTGGTACCCAATCGATGCCGAGGATTCGGATCTTGCCCCAGAAGTTGATGGCTCCAGTAAAAAAGTTCCAACGATGATGGCAACGACAGATATTGCATTGATCACTGATCCTGAGTATCGCAAGATTTCGGAACGTTATCATAAGAACCACGAAGATTTTAAAGATGCCTACGCGAAGGCATGGTTTAAGCTCACTCACCGAGATATGGGGCCTGTCGTCAGGTACTTAGGGCCTGAAGTTCCCAAAGAATCGCTGATCTGGCAAGACCCCCTTCCGGAACCAAAAGGCGAGTCTATCAATACCGATACGGTCGCCAAGCTTAAAGCAAAGATTCTTGCATCGGAGCTATCAATCGCCGAGCTAGTTCGAACTGCTTGGGCATCAGCATCCACCTATCGTAATTCCGATCGTAGAGGTGGTGCGAACGGCGCACGCATTCGGCTAGAACCCCAGAAAAGCTGGCAAGCTAACGACCCTGAAAACCTAGCCAAGGTACTAAAAGTTTATGAAGGCATTCAAAACGAATTCAGCAACAAGGTATCAATGGCTGATCTAATCGTTCTTGGCGGTTGTGCTGCAATTGAAAAAGCGGCAAATGACGGTGGCTTTAAGCTCGAAGTTCCATTTACTCCGGGTCGGGTGGACGCCGAAGATCAGCACACTGATGCGGAAGGTTTTCAACCATTAGAGCCTGAAACAGATGGTTTTCGCAACTTTATGAAAACGGTGTACTCTGTTTCTTCAGAAAAACTACTTGTGGATAAGGCCCAACTCCTTAGCTTAACACCCACCGAGATGACGGTACTCGTTGGTGGGCTGAGAGTCCTGGGAGCTAATTACAAAGATGTTAAGCATGGGGTTTTCACAGATAAGGTGGGCATTTTAAGCAACGACTTCTTTGTGAATCTCCTCGATATGGCTACTGAGTGGAAGCCCGTCGATAGTAGTGAACAGCTGTTTGAAGGCGTCGATAGAAAATCAGGGGCACGCAAGTACACCGCAAGCCGTGTGGACCTCATCTTCGGACACAATCATGAGTTGAGAGCTTTGGCTGAAGTATATGCCTCTGGCGACGCTAAGGAGAAATTTGCTCATGATTTTGTAAATGCTTGGACAAAGGTTATGAATCTTGATCGTTTTGATCTAGATCACATCAAATAA
- a CDS encoding sugar transferase — MSKATSPLKTNFTADDQVELNPVFVKVYQDDRRGGIRSDDQEVIIGGFNPGALPERRYSTLSEGIKRAIDIAGALCAILLFSPFLILSALAVKLTSKGPLLFSQERVGQGGRIFKMYKFRTMVTNAEELKDSLMSKNESSGPVFKMTHDPRITKVGRVLRKFSFDELPQLFQVLSGDMSLVGPRPPIPKEVKKYKQWQTERLAVKPGITCIWQVSGRNQIGFEDWVRLDIKYIRNRTLFLDFLILAKTVKVVFISPDGK; from the coding sequence GTGAGCAAAGCGACTTCTCCATTGAAAACCAACTTTACTGCTGATGACCAAGTTGAACTAAACCCCGTTTTCGTTAAGGTCTACCAAGATGATCGTCGAGGCGGTATCCGATCAGACGACCAAGAAGTTATTATTGGTGGTTTCAATCCAGGTGCACTCCCTGAAAGGCGCTATTCAACACTTTCAGAAGGCATCAAGCGAGCGATCGATATCGCTGGAGCACTGTGTGCGATTCTCCTCTTTTCACCTTTTCTGATTTTATCTGCTTTGGCTGTCAAGCTTACTAGCAAGGGCCCGCTTCTATTTAGCCAGGAGAGGGTAGGACAGGGTGGACGAATATTCAAAATGTATAAGTTCAGAACCATGGTTACCAATGCAGAAGAGTTGAAGGACTCATTAATGAGTAAGAACGAATCTTCGGGTCCTGTTTTTAAAATGACACATGACCCACGAATTACTAAGGTTGGCCGAGTTCTCAGGAAGTTTAGCTTTGATGAATTACCTCAGTTATTTCAGGTTCTTAGCGGTGATATGAGCTTGGTAGGTCCGAGACCTCCGATTCCAAAAGAAGTTAAGAAGTATAAGCAGTGGCAGACGGAAAGGCTTGCCGTGAAGCCAGGTATCACTTGCATCTGGCAGGTGAGCGGAAGAAACCAGATAGGTTTCGAAGACTGGGTTCGTCTTGACATTAAGTACATTAGAAATCGGACCTTATTTCTCGATTTCTTGATACTAGCAAAAACTGTAAAAGTCGTATTTATTTCACCTGATGGTAAATAG
- a CDS encoding oligosaccharide flippase family protein, with protein sequence MTNKIQYPNILKNASMISISVACTMVLSLLLRMYLPRLLGPEKIGQLFYAESISLIFFSFLPLGVSVYISRMIPPNPSHTKEILSSVLFMQFVYGLLIAGAMYTFLMFSGKDQATIQFTMTMGVFAGLHIINRETLKRTTIAIDEVKIVTIINIVTKLVLVGTAFLLLYFDESVESAIYALVLSEVFCFILLMTNFSRKKLVSLSIDFSVLRAILKVGLPFYAANVLAAVSTEIDMAMLGSLTSSEELGYFGAASKLVGIFLLFVPILSSSVTPALSVAFSKDKASFIHLTQQAIRFLLIITFPLSMAMTLFAGEFATILYGDGFEPSHKIIAYLSPVLLLTYLATLLSSALSISKTGKTLATVIFVGVLINVSLNSFTVSLGLAHWGVGGGGLAVTISTLISEVVGVCLLMRLFPGKLVNTKMMMLIVLLEVPAFLCLWFFDALRETPLVYRILGFGLTPLYLFTIGALKRSELVEMMKEIRRR encoded by the coding sequence TTGACCAACAAGATCCAGTATCCAAATATCTTAAAAAATGCATCAATGATTTCTATTTCAGTTGCATGCACGATGGTCTTGTCATTGCTTCTACGCATGTATCTGCCTAGATTGCTTGGTCCAGAGAAAATAGGTCAGCTCTTCTATGCTGAGTCTATTTCATTGATATTCTTCTCTTTTCTTCCTTTGGGTGTGTCTGTCTATATATCACGGATGATACCTCCAAATCCGTCTCACACAAAAGAAATCTTGAGCAGTGTGCTCTTTATGCAGTTTGTCTATGGCCTATTGATAGCAGGAGCCATGTACACGTTCCTGATGTTTTCAGGGAAAGACCAAGCAACGATCCAATTTACTATGACCATGGGTGTATTCGCAGGTTTACACATTATAAATAGAGAAACACTTAAACGTACCACAATAGCTATAGATGAAGTAAAAATCGTCACGATAATAAATATAGTTACAAAGCTTGTGCTGGTGGGAACAGCATTTCTACTTCTCTACTTCGATGAAAGTGTAGAAAGTGCAATTTACGCCTTAGTGTTGTCAGAAGTATTTTGCTTTATTCTGCTTATGACAAATTTCTCACGGAAAAAACTCGTGTCGCTGAGTATCGATTTTTCTGTGTTGCGGGCAATCCTAAAGGTCGGTCTCCCATTCTATGCAGCGAATGTACTGGCAGCTGTCAGTACAGAGATCGATATGGCAATGCTCGGATCACTTACGAGCTCGGAGGAACTAGGATATTTTGGGGCAGCTTCAAAGCTCGTCGGGATCTTCCTTCTATTTGTGCCAATTTTGTCTAGTTCTGTAACTCCAGCACTTTCAGTGGCGTTTAGTAAGGATAAGGCCAGTTTTATCCACCTCACACAACAAGCGATTCGATTTCTTTTGATTATTACCTTTCCACTTTCTATGGCCATGACTCTTTTTGCTGGTGAGTTTGCAACAATTCTATATGGGGATGGATTTGAGCCCAGTCATAAAATAATCGCTTATCTAAGTCCTGTCTTGCTATTAACCTATCTGGCCACACTACTGTCTTCGGCACTCTCTATTTCAAAAACAGGAAAAACGCTCGCAACAGTAATTTTTGTAGGGGTTTTGATCAATGTCAGTTTGAATTCGTTCACAGTAAGCTTAGGGTTAGCACACTGGGGAGTCGGGGGCGGAGGATTAGCAGTAACAATATCAACTTTGATCAGTGAAGTCGTCGGTGTTTGTCTCCTTATGCGGTTGTTCCCAGGGAAGCTGGTTAACACAAAGATGATGATGTTAATCGTCCTCTTGGAAGTTCCTGCTTTTCTTTGCCTATGGTTCTTCGATGCCTTACGTGAAACCCCATTAGTGTATCGGATTCTCGGATTTGGTCTGACTCCTTTATATTTGTTTACGATTGGCGCATTGAAAAGAAGTGAGCTTGTAGAAATGATGAAAGAAATTCGGAGACGCTGA